The Tachysurus fulvidraco isolate hzauxx_2018 chromosome 4, HZAU_PFXX_2.0, whole genome shotgun sequence DNA window tgTTAAAAGGAGAACACTTAAAATTCTTTTACTCATCCTGCCTAATTCTATCTACTTTAGATAGCTGGCTTGTAGCTTTCATTCAGAAATGTcaaatctctgtgtctcttttcgTAGAAACTAGCAGCCAAATGATTAAACAATAGAGctgaaaataagaataatattaatCATAACAATAGGGTGAAATGAAAAGCGTTCATTTAAACCCTATAAAAACAAAGGTAAATGTTTTTGCACAGAATTTGAgtgtatatttatactgtatatacatgtgtgtgtgtgtgtgtgtatgtatgtatgtatgtatgtgtgtgtgtgtgtgtgtgtgtatgtatatatatatatatatatatatatatatatatatatatatatatatatatatatataatgtgtgtgtaaagtcaGTACTATTTAAGCAGTACATATTAGAAATTAGaatagaaatattaaaacattaattagaagaaaatgaagcactcacacacacagtatattatatacctatatattatacacatttaaatttttaacacataaaataaacacattatggACACATAAAATTATCATTATGATTAACACCATATGACTTCCAACAGCTGCAATGTGAAGACCTTACAAAGGCGGCATGTGTGCATCTCTCGGTTGGACCGGCCTCAGAACTGGGGGGAGAATTGTGCTGAGGTCCGCTATGTCATCCTTATACTTGCACCGCTTAAGatggtaaaacacacacacacacacacacacacacattcatatatatatactgtatatgcccaCACTATGCCTGACCTTCTACAGTTTTATCCCCGGAAGCTTTTTGGGAGCCCTGCTGTTCTCACAAACTATATTTGAACCATAAATCTGATTGTTTGTGTTTAGACTGTACTGTAATCACCTtagcctttctctctctctattatgTGCTACACTCTACACAGCAGATGccactctctttctctatcacacacatacagaggcacGTTTGTGTGCTTAATTACTCATTTCACTAAAAGCAGGATTGCTTGCTTTTACAGATTTATCTCTCCACACATTGTGTGTATTAAACTGTAGCAAAACAAACGTTAcgtaacttaaaaaaaataaatgttcttaCGCTTAGATGTAATCCAGAAGAATTAGATTGCACATTTCTGCCGTTCATATGCTCACGGGAACTGAAAGGATTAGTCCACAAGGTTCGATTACAGGAATTATTAAAACGTTCAACTAATTGCGTTGACTTACTTTGAGTTGTTCttagttaatttatttatataacatgcAACCAATAATTATAACTGAGCATAAGAATATAAGTACAATGACTATTTAACATCATTCCTGCCATAAAAAGTGTCCTGTCTGTTACATTCGGTTCTTTGACTGTTATCTTCTCAtttcatttcctctcctcttttctacTCTATTTTCCTCTTTATCCTCTCTTTGAttattttctcctctcctctcctcttgtcAACAATCTTCTCCTCTCTTATTTTCTCCCCTCCTTACCTGTCCTCTCTTCGATTATCTTCTTATCTGTCATCTTTTTgactcttttctcctctcctctcctctccgctcttctcctctcttctcctctctttaaGAAAAGCACTAAGACAGCAATGGAGTTAGGCCGGACGTTTGCAAGCATGTTCTCAGACATTTCATTCAGGCAGAAGCTACTGGAGAGTAAGACTCCAGAGGAGTTTAAAGAAGCACTGGTCATTCAGAGGTACCACCTGACTGCTGCCAAGCGAAAAACTACCGCTGTTGAGGAGGAAGAGACTGACCCACACAGCCACAAACCACTCAAGGTATGTTAagatcacagtgtgtatgtgtgtaggtaaCTGTGGTTTAGTTTCAACCATCCGTGTCAGATATTTATCATTCATAGTGCATGCAggcatgcttttcttttttgcttttgtttgcaTCCCAATTTTCCTGCTTGCATTGACCTGTTCCTCTCACTTTCCCCAGTGCTGATGCTTGACTTTTTTGAGTGACTGGCTTGTTATTGTCTACTACAGAGCATGTATCAGCTCATGAGAATTTATGTGGTTTGCTGTTCATtttgtgtgaacacacacacacgcacgcacacacacacacacaattgaatGCATACACATCCATGCAGACCACCATGGCTGAGGTTTCCTGCTTGTAAAAGCCCTCGCCATAAGGAAGTGAAAAGAGGGCCAAAtagttctgtttgtgttttttttttttttttatactctaTCACACATCTAAAGAATGGCAACCAGGTGGAGGatcattattttgtgtgtgctcttgtgtgtatcagtgtgtgcgtgtgtgtgtaccaaaGGCTATTCATCACAGAAAAACAGCCACAAGAATGATCATTCCCTTTCCTTCCCCACCCCccctcggtctctctgtctttctctaacacacacatgtacacaggtacatattacatatacacacatatcagACATGCagtaatgtaataaatgaattcattatgTATAGAATGTAATGAATCAAAAACCTGCCAGGCTTTATTTAAGAATTGCCTCAGATtggctctgtgtgtctttgtgtgtgtgtgtctttgtgtgtgagagagtgtgtgtgtgcgtgtgcgtgtgtgtgtgtgttatggaaTTCCATTCCATGACACATTCCTCTACAGAGAAGATTTGATACAGGTCACAAATAGTTTAACCTATTAAGACAATTCATGTgacatttctttttgtctcaTTCACATTTGTATGTGTCCTGTGTGaattacaaaaacaacagtctgtcattaatatataaaaatcccTTACAGAATAATACTGATGCAGAACTCTCAGATTTGGCTTCTGTAAATCAGACAGTAGTGGTCTTCTTCTGATGCTCCAGGGACTTTTGCTTTCGATGCATCATTAATCAGCAGCTATTACTACATCTCAGCAAGTGTTCCGATAGACGACGGCCATCATTGCATTGTAGTGATTCTGCTAATGCTGTTCTGTTGCTTTTAACCTTGTGGTGACATTGTAGTGGGGTATTTCTAATGctgggctgtctctctctccagtctGCAGTCTCTGCTCAccttgtgtctctctctctgctgtgcAGGGGGctttgtgtgagtgagattcAACAGCGTTTCTGTATGcaagtgtgtgaaagtgtctctgcttgtgtatgtgtacttGTTTGGGGCGTGTGATTggtgtgactgtgtttgtgtatatgtgaatgtatgtggTAAAActgaggtttttatttatttattttttttaagtgtgtgtttgtcatgtgTTTTCTCATTTGCTGGCTTTAACTCAGTATTTCTCCCGTCTGCAGTGTGAACTGTTCTGTTAGCACGGATGCAGCCTTTCTTTAGATTTCGCTTGTGATTCTGCAAGAGTCTCGTGTGTGTTAATTCATATGCTTGTGTGGTCTAGTCTTCCTTTagagtactttttttttctttcttgtgtgtatctgtgtgtttgtgtgttcatgttttggctcagagggtgtgtgtataattgtgctgtctcactgtctgtatcCTCTGTAGTGTAGAGATTTTTTCAGAGTGGGCAGAGGCATCTACGAGGATCTGTGTCGCCGTCTGCCTTTCTATATCTCAGACTTTACTGACGGTAAAATACTGACAAACAGCCACATACACACGGTCCAAAtgattatgtgtgtatatatatgaaaatggATTTataactgtttgtgtgtgggtgtgtttcaggCATAGTGGGCAACAATAAAGCACTAGTGAAGTATATGACAACGTCCATTTTCCTCTACATTGCCGTTCTGCTTCCTGCCATCGCGTTTGGATCACTCAATGATGAAAGCACACGAGGAGAAATAGGTGAAGACAAGAACAAGGAAGCttagacacacactcacgtcacacacaaCTTGGAGTTGTTGTCACTAACAAAATGATGATTATAATGTTACTGATACTAGTTTTGTTTTATAGTTTATGTTAAACTACTAATAATAtgttgataataaaataatcagcaatGGTGCCACTGCTGAAAATGTAAAGAGAAAGATGAACCACTTGACTGTTACAGagcaccgacactggagactcattccgCGAACGCAAAATAAACATCTTCTTACCAAATACGATATCAACAAttccacatttttcttttttaaataacaacacGGATATAGTCTGTTATAAGGCTTATTATGCAAAGCATTTCCCTTGTACAAGGCACCATGAATATGTTGTTACTTTAGGAACAATAACATTACAATGAGTTAATTAATACAAACGTGATTTCAGAAATTATAGCCATCACTATTGGCACtattgtgttgtgctgttgtaGAACCAGtcagattcaagaatttaaATTCCCTTtggtaaataaaatattgtgatAAGAATAGTTTTTATGATCAGTGATAGGAAACATTGTCGCATAATATTTAGGATGTTTATAACACCTTTTTCATACATAAGTACCTTTTATTTGGatgtttgtatatattgtatgtcatttgatttagtttttgttttattcaagaAAAGTCTTTCTTCAAACGGTTAcagagtgtttgtttgtgcatgtgttagATGTTCAGAGGACGATCATTGGGCAGAGTATAGGTGGAATCATCTATTCGCTGTTTGCGGGTTCTCCCCTGGTTATTCCTCTAACTACTGCACCTATCGCCATCTTCATCAGTGGTATGgttattcctcacacacacacacacacacacacacacacacacacacacacacactgccatctTCATCAGTTGTATAGTTATtcctctcacacccacacacacacacacacacacaccgccatCTTCATCAGTGGTATGGttattccttacacacacacacacacacacacacacacacacacacacacacacacacacacacacacacacacaccgctatCTTCATTAGTGGTATGGttattccttacacacacacacaccgctatCTTCATCAACAGTATTTACATTGCTGCCTGATGTACACATCCACACAATCCCATATGCACAGTGCCCCACTCCCACACACATCTAGTTTTGGCAAGAGTTGTTTACTTCATTTTCTGAGTGAGTAATGAGTCTGTGTGTAGAATTAGAGCTTTGTTAACCGCAGCATGTTGTAGAAAGGATTTCTCACTCCCAAAACCAGGAGGCTAACTATCAAGCATGGCTGTAGTTTGTTTGGGCAAGATTTGTGGTTTGTCTCTCCTAATCAGAGAGTCTTGCTTGTGGGTTTATGTTGATGAACTTAATGGAAATACTTGAGAGAATTATCTGACTGTTCATGGAAGAATTCTTGAAGACGTTTTTTCTGTTGGTGGAAATAAATTGAAGAATGTTGTGACTCCATTTTAAATGTtccaaaaatatacacaaaccaTAGATGAAATACTGAACAAAAGATGAAAAACTGAACAAAAGgaaatataaatagaatattAAAGTCTTAAACAGTTTTTTAATACTGTGCACATCGTAACTATACACAATTCTTCACTTTATTCCGGTACATTGAATTTCAAATGAAactaagtaaaaaaataaaatttaattttgtactctattaatctttatattatgctttattttaaccttttgttctatcttgatgttctgtaaagctgccttgagaTGATgttaattgtaaaaagcactgaacaaataaacttgaattgaattgaaaagtaTAAGGCTAACACAGGTTTTAGCTTTAATTCATGTGCGTGTAATAGGAAAAGCATAAAGGTGTATATTCTTAAAAATATACTTCTAAATGAGCAAAATTAAAAGATACTAATTTGattcatattatatttattcttgGTACTTGGTTGCATTTGCAATAGATTATTGCTTGAAATCTGCTACCAGCTTTGGCAGTTCTGGGATTTTTAGCACATGTTCCTCTTTCCGTACAGGCTTAGCCAGCATTATCCCTCCTTTTTCCTGTTTGGGTTAGCAGTGGTTTGAGTACTGTGGTATGATCCATGCTGGTGCATCTCTTAGTGGTAAACTTTGTCTATGTTCTGGCAGTGTGATTGATCCGTTCACtggttaaaaatgttttaagcaGTCTTAAACAACCCTAGTTCCCTTGTTGTGGTTCTCCAGGTTGTCTGTTTGGAACAGTTGATTCCTATATTTCCGGTTGACTTATTCAGATAATTCAGTTTTGTGACTTTAGTGAAAATTAGTCGTTTTTTGGGTCCATGTGCAGAAAGGCGGTAGATGATCACTTGTGTgttattacacaacacacaagtgATCATCTACCACCGTTCTCTCCCATCTTAGTAATACGTATAAAAAGAGGTTTTATATGTATGTTAATACACAGTTTATGTTCCTagataacaaacacaaacacacaaaatctgtacacacagactttttaacattttgcaaTCTTTGTGTGTTTCTTATGAATCATGCGTTTACTAATATGTTTAAtgcttgttgtgtgtgtatacagtaatcAGAGGTATCTGTGATGACTATGACCTGGAATTTAGTGCGTTTTATGCCTGCATCGGTCTATGGAACAGCCTGTTCCTCATCATCGGAGGGGTCTTCAACCTCAGTCTACTCGTTAAGCTTTTCAAGAGGTCAGGCTCACATGCACAtacccacccaaacacacacatgctcactcactctctcatactgttTGACGACGGGTACATGTTCCTCATTTATGTCTACAGGTCAATAGAAGAGGTGATAGCTATGTTCATTTCAGTTGCTTTTGTAGCAGATGCTCTCAAAGGCACGGTCAAGAGTAAGTCACAGCGTCTTTTCACAGCGTCTCAGATGCAAAATGCATTTTGAATCCATTTTGATGTACTTGCATTTCCCTGTACTTTACTGCCTTTGGCTTTTAAAATAGCAAGTTTCCTTACCTACTGTATCTTTGAAAATGCCTTACAGTCTTCCATAAGCATTACCATCCTCCTACATTGGCCAATGGTAGCATAGAGGAGCTGCAACGAATAAGTGCAGGGCTGAATGCAGGAGAGACGAACCTCACCGGGGCAGGGTTACTATCATTCCCAGAATCCTTCATTTTGTGCACACGAGCACGGCCACTGCTTTGCCTCCTTCTTATGCTCGGCACCTTGTGGGTTGGGTACACACTCTACCAGTTTAAGAGAAGGTAAGGATCAAGCACACACATCTTGTGGGACCTAAAGCTGTGATATGTTTTGACACAATCTGTGTGTGCAGTCCCTTCCTGCATGCAAAAATGAGGGAGATTCTGTCAGACTGCGCTCTGCCCATCTCTGTGCTCATTTTCTCCTACGTTGGCTCCTACATCTTCAGTGACATTGGCTGTGAGTGAGGTTgctctttaaacacacacatattaattaCACTATGCAATTTTCACTTCTTTTCTGTTCTAGGGTTGTGAGTGTTATTTTCCAAGTATATAAAGAAATTCCTATTATTCCCCTCAAAAATGTCTCCCTTTGTGACCAggacatttttaatgtattttgaaaTTGACCTAATTACCTACATATATATCAGTGAATTATGTGTTCTGCAGTTCacataaataagaaaagaaCAGGTACATTTCGAAATATGTTATTTCATAGAACATTCCAGATCAATTTCCCTGAACGGTTTCATGTAGTTAAAGCTAAAATGTCAGCATTTCACTTAGATGGCTTTAAGCACATCCAGCAGATGACTTTTTGCTTGTCTGTGGCAAATGTATCAAGACAAGAGCAAAAACGTGCTCAGTGGACGTATCTGTTGGAAAATGTGAGGTCTACAAGGTATATTTCTGTATGCCTGTCAGGGATCAAGACAAACCATGGTTGCCTCATTTATTCCAAGAACAGTGCAAAGAAAAGcccatatatatatgtatacgtgtatatgtgtgtgtgtgtgtatatatatatatatatatatatatatatatatatatatatatatatatatatatatatcctgtaAGAAGAAAGTCATGAGTGAAATTTTAACTTTTTACATTTGCTGGGTGGTATCTGGACATCCCTTTATTCACTGCCCCAGTAACACAATGCTCTGAGCTTCCAGTAACCACCCCATGGGACAGAGGGCAGTAGGTGTAGGAGAGAAACCCGTATTACCACAACCCATAAGATCGCAAACACATTAGACTTTAAAATGGTGACATTCATGATGGTTGTTTTCctgctgtatttgtctttatgaAGAGCAGGGACACCAAGGTACACTACAAAAGGTAGGACTGGGACATTTAAGTGGGAGTCATTGGTCCCCCAGAAGATGCTGATACCACCACTGTGCATCAAATTGTGCATTATGAAACAATTTGTCACAGTCCTAGATAAGGAGTCTGCAGCCTTCAAGCCCTTTCAAAACAAGCTCTCTGTGGCAAAAGGTCAAAGCTGGTGTCTTCATCGGTCTACAGATTAAGAAGATTCTGGAGTGCCAGGAAGTCCCCAAGAAGCTCACTAGGATGGAGAAAAGCATTAGGAAGGCTTGGAAAGGCATTGCCACAGTGGTTCAGGGCAATCATAAAGCTGAAAATCAACATCGAGCAGGTTGAGAAGCTGGTGAAGAACTACAGCACAATGTACTGCAGGATATCTCTCAAAGTCCATATCATCTTGATAAGTTCAAGGTGATCATGGGAGAGGACAAGGACATCTCTTTTACCAGCATATACTGGACTTAAAATAACGTTACCAAGGACAATATAATGAGAACTAGATATAAACATGATAGAAACTCTATGATATAAACATTCTAAAGCTTTTGTGgtcattttttgtttaaattgtagtataatacattttctttttcattcccGCATTGGTTTTGTCTGACTTTTTTTGGATAAAAAGATgcaaatttgtttgttttcttaatgAAATTAGGTCCTGCTCATAAAAGCAATGTTTGAGGGGATTGGTTACTGATTTTAATTACTTCTAAATGCTTATGGCATAAACAATTAGGAAGTAACACTTTCTACCCAGGAACAAAAATTGTGTTGCATAACATTATCTTTATAATTGATTTCTAAACCAAATTTGTAAATGCATTccatatgttgtgtgtgtgtgtgctttagtgCCCGTGTTTAACCATCATGAGGGTGCATTGTTCCGAGTCGCCGCCTTGGAAAAGCTATCAGGAGTCAGTGTGGTATGTGCCATGGGGTTAGGCTTCCTTCTTGCTCTGCTCATCTTTATTGACCAGAACATCGTGGTGTCCCTGACCAATGCCCCAGAGAACAGGTACACCAGCCAAAGTActtcaacacaaacaacactacGAAAGCAATTTTATCAGTTTAATAGGAAGTGTATTTTCACATTGTGATGTGATCATTTAGTTTTGCTAAAAAAAGGTTGcgatgtgtgggtgtgtttgtgtgtgtgcttgtattcacgggtgtatgtttgtgtgttggagGTCACTGAAGGACTACGTAGCGTATTAGCGAATAACAATGCACTGAAAATTGATTTTGGATCTACATAAATAtacctgtttttgtgtttataactGCATATTTtgtttgcctgtctgtttgtttttgcatgtttgtgctCTGTTGGTTGCTAAAGGGTACCTCGTGTCACTGGTAACTGACTGTGGctatatctgtgtttgtgtaaatctctgtgtgttttctgtgtgctGTCCgtctgcatttgtgtttgttctaGGTTACTGAAAGGTACAGCCTATCACTGGGACCTAACATTGTCTGGCCTGATTAATATTTTGATGTCGTTGCTGGGGCTACCTTGGATGCACGCTGCTTTTCCTCACTCCACGTTGCATGTGCGGCAGTTGGCCATTGTGGAAGAACGTGTGGAAGGAGGACACCTTTATGAGACGTGAGCAGTGGTTCTCTAACACACAGCCATCACTTTCAATTTTACACTTAATCCAGGCCACAAGACTcaattttgtctgtgtgtatgtgtgtgtagtattgTAAGTGTGAAGGAGACCAGGGTAACATCACTGCTGGCGAATATCCTgattggtgtgagtgtgttcctgCTGCCTGTCCCACTGCAATGGATTCCTAAACCTGTACTCTACGGCCTCTTCCTCTACATCGCACTCACATCCATCGACGGTAATCAGATGTGTGACCGCATGGCACTGCTACTCAAAGAACaggtatgctgtgtgtgtgtgtgtgtgtgtggccagcATGGAAATATACCATACTGTAacaattataacatttatatttttaaatacattaggATGATCAATATTGACAGAGAAAAAAGTGTAGCTGATCAATTGCTCCCTACAAttgatttttaattacatttatttcttaatcagctgtaaaaacaaaataatttgatCGTCATTTGACGTAGCAAAGTTCATATTCCAGTGGGTTTGCTTTTAGAATTAAACAGGAAGACATTTCATTAACTTTATGCAAGCCAGAATTGAAAACCGGTTGATTCATTTAAGGAAGGTTTGAGAGACTCGTTAGAAGATTGTTACACTTGTGGTGGTGGAGGAATCACTAAGCATTATGATTAACAAGCCGTATTTTTGTCTGACTATACAATTTTTTCAATGGTCTGATTTTTGCGTAGAGTTTAAAGCAAAGACTATAAAgatgatgttattttttttgaatGTTTTCCGTGTATGATAAAATCCCACAAGCTGTGAAAGTCAACAGAAATAATCTTATCTTTCCAAGCTTTGCTGGCAAATCACCCAAACCCAAATATTCAAAACAGCACAGTGAAGTCACAACAAGAAATAAAGTCCCAAAGTCATTGAAAAAAgagtaacagaataaaatattttaagtaaGTCAGAATCTGGTGGCCATTTCTACATGATTTATAATCATGATGATACATGATTTTCATGAGCGAGCCGGAGCACGCTGTAAGTAGAGACAAAGTGCAGGTATTAAACCAACTTCAATATCTAATTTCAGTTTTAAACTGTGTTGATACAGTATAGTAAGACTTGAAAGTGCAGTACACATGAATTCAGAGATTTACACAACACATGATACAGCTGTGTCTCaatcaattcatttatttttgtactcgtaatgaataataataaataggaaATAGAATTATTTACTTATGTTGAAAATATTTGTTCAGGGTTAATGGGGGAAGTAAAAGCATAATCACAAAAGAAGGATTGACAGGCAAAGGCTCTACAGAAAATAGCATTCATtgctatttaaatattcattgtaTCTTCTTTATATCATCCAACAggctttgtttggttttttttttcttttctgtggcATGCCAACGAATTCCTAGTTTAACTTGAATAGAAAAAGAAGTTAAATaaatttgtgcaaattttatACTATCACAAGGTAAATGTTCCATTGCCTTAAAGCCAGGCTTATGATCTTACTACCACTCCCACTACATGAAACTGCATTATAGACAGAttatttatatagattatatactGTAAGGGCTGTGCTCTGATCATGCTGGCAAAAATTCGCAGGACAAACTGCTCAGTGTGCACGAGTTCCTCACCAAGGTGCTCGTCCTTGACGACTGTTACATGACATGTTACAAGTCAATTATGACTCTAGTTCCCTcaggctggaaaaaaaaaacagataaccAAGCAATGGTCATCTCTACTGATATATACTGAAATTCGAGGAAAAGAAGACGGCAAAAAAAATTACGGACAGGGAAGAGCTTCAGGAACCGTGGGCAAATGGTTTagtccgtttttttttttcccccagaaagTGCTGGACATTTTCTCTCAGTGACCGAATAGTTTCCTTTAGGTTCGTTCTCATTATCATTCATGTGACCTTCGCACAGACTACAGCATGTGAATATGGTTACTGAACAATAACATTCTGCTGATAAATGTCTCTCATCTGCTTTAACTTGCACTGCTACTGCAAACCGTTTTCTACATCCCACTCCACCGCAGACCCTATAAAGCATCACTACGTCAGATCGTGCCACATGCTCTCATTGTACCTGAGGAAATCCTCACTTCTGCCCTGTTAATGCCTTggtaacaaaaacaagaaagatcCATAAGACCACAGGATCACAAGTTCAATCGTGTTTATCAGGCTAAATATGTTTCTCCCCCATAACGAattgtacagtgttatagaagACGTGACAGCATTCAGCTCTATGTTGAACGTGTCTGTGCTATTGTCATATCACCCATCTTGAGTTTGGCAATAAGAGAGACAGTGTCAGTGATTAACATGCAGGGCAATTTGAACTATggcatgagtgtgtttgtgttgatagAATATTCAGAAGAGCAGCCTCTTTTTCAACTAACTAGAGGGCAAGTAAAAGTCATGGAAGGCATTTTACGGATGCGCTAAAAAACATCGGGTGCATCCTACAAAGAACAGCAAGGCACAAGAGCGCCCCCTACCTGCTCTCTATTAGGATT harbors:
- the slc4a11 gene encoding sodium bicarbonate transporter-like protein 11 isoform X1, which produces MESDSDGGEMMGVTVNRFVEEAPSSVMAKNGYFYQEMEQRERDRQEEGSEDREEGQDSPIPSGDDIHLYGNQTHQGGTDSDIHGCVLLNTSRRYVKLMNFEEEVRAHRDLDGFLERASILLHEDEASLDDVLKTMLRHISQDPHTAEPSCNFEEIMSSLFTDAGSQEVNDRSPNFLFYDKVHLLSETLQCVTATATGIQYQQSWLCILCNVKTLQRRHVCISRLDRPQNWGENCAEVRYVILILAPLKMKSTKTAMELGRTFASMFSDISFRQKLLESKTPEEFKEALVIQRYHLTAAKRKTTAVEEEETDPHSHKPLKSAVSAHLVSLSLLCRGLCCRDFFRVGRGIYEDLCRRLPFYISDFTDGIVGNNKALVKYMTTSIFLYIAVLLPAIAFGSLNDESTRGEIDVQRTIIGQSIGGIIYSLFAGSPLVIPLTTAPIAIFISVIRGICDDYDLEFSAFYACIGLWNSLFLIIGGVFNLSLLVKLFKRSIEEVIAMFISVAFVADALKGTVKIFHKHYHPPTLANGSIEELQRISAGLNAGETNLTGAGLLSFPESFILCTRARPLLCLLLMLGTLWVGYTLYQFKRSPFLHAKMREILSDCALPISVLIFSYVGSYIFSDIGLPVFNHHEGALFRVAALEKLSGVSVVCAMGLGFLLALLIFIDQNIVVSLTNAPENRLLKGTAYHWDLTLSGLINILMSLLGLPWMHAAFPHSTLHVRQLAIVEERVEGGHLYETIVSVKETRVTSLLANILIGVSVFLLPVPLQWIPKPVLYGLFLYIALTSIDGNQMCDRMALLLKEQTSYPPTHYIRKVPQRKIHYFTFLQMVQLLFLCAFGMYPLPYMKMIFPLLMFILIPIRNCVLPRIIDAKYLDIMDAQHM
- the slc4a11 gene encoding sodium bicarbonate transporter-like protein 11 isoform X3 produces the protein MESDSDGGEMMGVTVNRFVEEAPSSVMAKNGYFYQEMEQRERDRQEEGSEDREEGQDSPIPSGDDIHLYGNQTHQGGTDSDIHGCVLLNTSRRYVKLMNFEEEVRAHRDLDGFLERASILLHEDEASLDDVLKTMLRHISQDPHTAEPSCNFEEIMSSLFTDAGSQEVNVHLLSETLQCVTATATGIQYQQSWLCILCNVKTLQRRHVCISRLDRPQNWGENCAEVRYVILILAPLKMKSTKTAMELGRTFASMFSDISFRQKLLESKTPEEFKEALVIQRYHLTAAKRKTTAVEEEETDPHSHKPLKSAVSAHLVSLSLLCRGLCCRDFFRVGRGIYEDLCRRLPFYISDFTDGIVGNNKALVKYMTTSIFLYIAVLLPAIAFGSLNDESTRGEIDVQRTIIGQSIGGIIYSLFAGSPLVIPLTTAPIAIFISVIRGICDDYDLEFSAFYACIGLWNSLFLIIGGVFNLSLLVKLFKRSIEEVIAMFISVAFVADALKGTVKIFHKHYHPPTLANGSIEELQRISAGLNAGETNLTGAGLLSFPESFILCTRARPLLCLLLMLGTLWVGYTLYQFKRSPFLHAKMREILSDCALPISVLIFSYVGSYIFSDIGLPVFNHHEGALFRVAALEKLSGVSVVCAMGLGFLLALLIFIDQNIVVSLTNAPENRLLKGTAYHWDLTLSGLINILMSLLGLPWMHAAFPHSTLHVRQLAIVEERVEGGHLYETIVSVKETRVTSLLANILIGVSVFLLPVPLQWIPKPVLYGLFLYIALTSIDGNQMCDRMALLLKEQTSYPPTHYIRKVPQRKIHYFTFLQMVQLLFLCAFGMYPLPYMKMIFPLLMFILIPIRNCVLPRIIDAKYLDIMDAQHM
- the slc4a11 gene encoding sodium bicarbonate transporter-like protein 11 isoform X4; translation: MESDSDGGEMMGVTVNRFVEEAPSSVMAKNGYFYQEMEQRERDRQEEGSEDREEGQDSPIPSGDDIHLYGNQTHQGGTDSDIHGCVLLNTSRRYVKLMNFEEEVRAHRDLDGFLERASILLHEDEASLDDVLKTMLRHISQDPHTAEPSCNFEEIMSSLFTDAGSQEVNDRSPNFLFYDKVHLLSETLQCVTATATGIQYQQSWLCILCNVKTLQRRHVCISRLDRPQNWGENCAEVRYVILILAPLKMKSTKTAMELGRTFASMFSDISFRQKLLESKTPEEFKEALVIQRYHLTAAKRKTTAVEEEETDPHSHKPLKCRDFFRVGRGIYEDLCRRLPFYISDFTDGIVGNNKALVKYMTTSIFLYIAVLLPAIAFGSLNDESTRGEIDVQRTIIGQSIGGIIYSLFAGSPLVIPLTTAPIAIFISVIRGICDDYDLEFSAFYACIGLWNSLFLIIGGVFNLSLLVKLFKRSIEEVIAMFISVAFVADALKGTVKIFHKHYHPPTLANGSIEELQRISAGLNAGETNLTGAGLLSFPESFILCTRARPLLCLLLMLGTLWVGYTLYQFKRSPFLHAKMREILSDCALPISVLIFSYVGSYIFSDIGLPVFNHHEGALFRVAALEKLSGVSVVCAMGLGFLLALLIFIDQNIVVSLTNAPENRLLKGTAYHWDLTLSGLINILMSLLGLPWMHAAFPHSTLHVRQLAIVEERVEGGHLYETIVSVKETRVTSLLANILIGVSVFLLPVPLQWIPKPVLYGLFLYIALTSIDGNQMCDRMALLLKEQTSYPPTHYIRKVPQRKIHYFTFLQMVQLLFLCAFGMYPLPYMKMIFPLLMFILIPIRNCVLPRIIDAKYLDIMDAQHM